Proteins encoded by one window of Superficieibacter sp. HKU1:
- a CDS encoding rhodanese-like domain-containing protein yields the protein MQEIMQFVSRHPILCLAWVALLVAVLFTTFKGLTSKVKVITRGEATRLINKEDAVVVDLRQRDDFRKGHIAGSINVLPAEIKANNVGELDKHKDKPIIVVDGTGVQAQESANALIKAGYEKVFVLKEGVAGWSGENLPLVRGK from the coding sequence ATGCAAGAAATTATGCAATTTGTTAGCCGTCACCCCATACTTTGTCTCGCGTGGGTGGCATTGCTGGTGGCCGTACTGTTCACCACCTTTAAGGGTCTCACGTCTAAAGTGAAGGTCATTACACGCGGTGAAGCGACTCGTCTTATCAATAAAGAAGATGCCGTTGTGGTCGATCTGCGCCAGCGCGACGACTTCCGTAAAGGGCACATTGCTGGTTCCATTAACGTATTGCCTGCCGAAATTAAAGCGAATAACGTCGGCGAGCTTGATAAACACAAAGACAAACCCATTATTGTTGTTGATGGTACAGGTGTTCAGGCTCAGGAATCCGCCAATGCGCTGATCAAAGCCGGATACGAGAAAGTCTTCGTACTGAAAGAAGGCGTTGCTGGCTGGAGCGGTGAAAACCTGCCTCTGGTCCGCGGCAAATAA
- the grxC gene encoding glutaredoxin 3 translates to MANIEIYTKATCPFCHRAKALLNSKGVTFEELPIDGDAHKRDEMIQRSGRTTVPQIFIDAQHIGGCDDLYALDARGGLDPLLR, encoded by the coding sequence ATGGCCAATATTGAGATCTACACCAAAGCAACCTGCCCGTTTTGCCACCGAGCAAAAGCGCTGCTGAACAGCAAAGGCGTGACGTTTGAAGAGCTGCCGATTGACGGCGATGCGCACAAACGCGATGAGATGATCCAACGCAGTGGCCGCACGACCGTCCCACAGATTTTTATTGATGCGCAGCACATTGGTGGCTGCGACGACTTGTATGCGCTGGACGCACGTGGTGGACTGGATCCTCTGCTGCGCTAA
- the secB gene encoding protein-export chaperone SecB: MSEQNNTEMAFQIQRIYTKDISFEAPNAPHVFQKDWQPEVKLDLDTASSQLAEGVYEVVLRVTVTASLGEETAFLCEVQQGGIFSIEGIEGTQMAHCLGAYCPNILFPYARECITSLVSRGTFPQLNLAPVNFDALFMNYLQQQAGEGGEGTEEHQDA, from the coding sequence ATGTCAGAACAAAATAATACTGAGATGGCTTTTCAGATCCAGCGTATCTACACCAAAGACATCTCTTTCGAAGCGCCTAACGCGCCGCACGTTTTTCAGAAAGACTGGCAGCCGGAAGTTAAACTGGATCTGGATACCGCGTCCAGCCAGCTGGCTGAAGGTGTTTACGAAGTGGTACTGCGTGTAACCGTGACCGCCTCTCTTGGCGAAGAAACCGCATTCCTGTGCGAAGTGCAGCAGGGTGGTATTTTCTCCATCGAAGGTATTGAAGGCACTCAGATGGCGCATTGCCTTGGCGCATACTGCCCGAACATTCTGTTCCCGTATGCCCGTGAATGCATCACCAGCCTGGTTTCACGCGGTACGTTCCCGCAACTGAACCTCGCGCCGGTTAACTTCGATGCGCTGTTTATGAACTATTTGCAGCAGCAGGCTGGCGAAGGCGGCGAAGGTACTGAAGAACATCAGGATGCCTGA
- the gpsA gene encoding NAD(P)H-dependent glycerol-3-phosphate dehydrogenase, with translation MSESNASMTVIGAGSYGTALAITLARNGHQVVLWGHDPKHIATLEHDRCNVAFLPDVPFPDTLRLESDLATALAASRNILVVVPSHVFGEVLRQIKPLMRADARLVWATKGLEAETGRLLQDVAREALGDDIPLAVISGPTFAKELAAGLPTAISLAATDTAFADDLQQLLHCGKSFRVYSNPDFIGVQLGGAVKNVIAIGAGMSDGIGFGANARTALITRGLTEMSRLGAALGADPSTFMGMAGLGDLVLTCTDNQSRNRRFGMMLGQGMDVQGAQDQIGQVVEGYRNTKEVRALAHRFGVEMPITEEIYQVLYCGKNAREAALTLLGRSRKDERSSN, from the coding sequence ATGAGCGAAAGTAATGCGTCAATGACAGTGATCGGTGCCGGCTCGTACGGCACCGCTCTTGCCATCACCCTGGCAAGAAACGGCCATCAGGTTGTCCTGTGGGGCCACGATCCCAAACATATCGCGACGCTTGAGCACGATCGCTGCAACGTCGCGTTCCTTCCCGATGTTCCTTTCCCGGATACGCTGCGCCTTGAGAGCGATTTAGCGACCGCGCTGGCCGCCAGCCGCAATATCCTGGTGGTGGTGCCGAGTCATGTGTTTGGCGAAGTGCTGCGCCAGATTAAGCCGCTGATGCGTGCCGATGCGCGGCTGGTTTGGGCGACCAAAGGGCTTGAAGCGGAAACCGGACGTCTGTTGCAGGACGTTGCCCGTGAAGCGCTGGGCGACGATATCCCGCTGGCGGTGATCTCCGGCCCGACCTTTGCTAAAGAGCTGGCAGCAGGCTTACCTACGGCGATCTCGCTGGCGGCGACAGATACCGCCTTTGCAGACGATCTCCAGCAGCTTTTGCACTGCGGCAAAAGTTTTCGCGTTTACAGCAATCCGGATTTTATCGGCGTGCAGCTGGGCGGGGCGGTGAAAAACGTCATCGCCATCGGCGCGGGCATGTCGGACGGTATTGGCTTTGGCGCTAACGCCCGCACCGCCTTAATTACCCGCGGCCTGACGGAAATGTCGCGTCTGGGTGCCGCGCTGGGTGCCGACCCGTCCACCTTTATGGGCATGGCGGGGCTGGGCGATCTGGTGCTGACCTGTACCGACAACCAGTCGCGTAACCGTCGTTTTGGCATGATGCTCGGTCAGGGCATGGATGTGCAGGGCGCGCAGGATCAGATCGGCCAGGTAGTTGAAGGCTACCGTAATACTAAAGAAGTGCGCGCGCTGGCGCATCGCTTCGGGGTAGAAATGCCAATAACCGAGGAAATTTATCAGGTATTGTATTGCGGAAAAAACGCCCGCGAGGCAGCATTGACCTTATTGGGGCGTTCGCGCAAGGACGAGCGCAGCAGCAATTAG
- the cysE gene encoding serine O-acetyltransferase: MPCEELDIVWNNIKAEARALADCEPMLASFYHATLLKHENLGSALSYMLANKLASPIMPAIAIREVVEEAYAADPEMIASAACDIQAVRTRDPAVDKYSTPLLYLKGFHALQAYRIGHWLWHQGRQALAIFLQNQVSVSFQVDIHPAAMIGHGIMLDHATGIVVGETAVIENDVSILQSVTLGGTGKTSGDRHPKIREGVMIGAGAKILGNIEVGRGAKIGAGSVVLQPVPPHTTVAGVPARIVGKPESDKPAMDMDQHFSAHNGFEYGDGI, encoded by the coding sequence ATGCCGTGTGAAGAACTGGATATCGTCTGGAATAATATTAAAGCCGAAGCAAGAGCGCTGGCCGATTGTGAGCCGATGCTGGCCAGTTTTTATCACGCGACGTTACTGAAGCATGAAAACCTTGGCAGCGCATTAAGCTATATGCTGGCCAATAAGCTGGCCTCGCCGATTATGCCCGCCATCGCCATCCGTGAAGTGGTGGAAGAGGCTTATGCCGCGGACCCGGAGATGATTGCCTCCGCCGCCTGCGACATCCAGGCCGTCCGCACCCGCGATCCGGCGGTGGATAAATACTCCACGCCGTTGCTCTATCTCAAAGGCTTCCACGCGCTCCAGGCCTACCGCATCGGCCACTGGCTGTGGCATCAGGGCCGTCAGGCGCTGGCTATTTTCCTGCAAAATCAGGTGTCAGTTTCTTTCCAGGTCGATATCCACCCGGCGGCAATGATTGGTCACGGGATCATGCTCGATCACGCCACCGGCATTGTAGTGGGCGAGACGGCGGTGATTGAAAACGATGTCTCCATTCTGCAATCGGTCACGTTAGGCGGGACCGGTAAAACCAGCGGTGATCGCCACCCGAAAATCCGCGAAGGCGTAATGATCGGCGCGGGCGCGAAAATCCTCGGCAACATTGAAGTCGGGCGCGGCGCGAAGATTGGCGCTGGTTCGGTGGTATTACAGCCTGTTCCGCCACACACCACCGTCGCTGGCGTCCCGGCGCGTATCGTCGGTAAACCCGAGTCGGATAAGCCAGCAATGGATATGGACCAGCATTTTAGCGCGCATAACGGGTTTGAGTACGGAGACGGGATTTAA
- the trmL gene encoding tRNA (uridine(34)/cytosine(34)/5-carboxymethylaminomethyluridine(34)-2'-O)-methyltransferase TrmL, which yields MLNIVLFEPEIPPNTGNIIRLCANTGFRLHIIEPMGFAWDDKRLRRAGLDYHEFTAVTRHHDYAAFIEAQKPQRLFALTTKGTPAHSAVSYQDGDYLMFGPETRGLPASILEALPAEQKIRIPMMPDSRSMNLSNAVSVVVYEAWRQLGYPGAVLRT from the coding sequence ATGCTGAACATCGTTTTATTCGAACCGGAAATCCCGCCGAATACTGGAAATATCATCCGTTTATGCGCCAATACCGGCTTTCGTCTGCACATCATTGAGCCAATGGGCTTTGCCTGGGACGATAAGCGCCTGCGTCGCGCCGGACTGGATTACCATGAATTTACCGCCGTCACGCGCCACCACGATTATGCCGCCTTTATTGAAGCACAAAAGCCGCAGCGCCTGTTCGCGCTAACCACAAAGGGCACGCCAGCGCACAGCGCGGTAAGCTATCAGGACGGGGATTATCTGATGTTCGGCCCGGAAACGCGCGGCCTGCCTGCCAGTATTCTTGAGGCATTACCGGCGGAGCAAAAAATTCGGATTCCGATGATGCCGGACAGCCGCAGCATGAATTTGTCGAACGCGGTGTCGGTAGTAGTGTATGAAGCCTGGCGCCAGCTGGGATATCCGGGCGCGGTGTTAAGAACCTGA
- the lldD gene encoding FMN-dependent L-lactate dehydrogenase LldD, translated as MIISAASDYRAAAQRILPPFLFHYIDGGAYAEYTLRRNVEDLSQIALRQRVLKNMSDLSLETTLFNEKLSMPVALAPVGLCGMYARRGEVQAAAAADAKGIPFTLSTVSVCPIEEVAPTIKRPMWFQLYVLRDRGFMRNALERAKAAGCSTLVFTVDMPTPGARYRDAHSGMSGANAAMRRYWQAVTHPQWAWDVGVNGRPHDLGNISAYLGKPTGLEDYIGWLANNFDPSISWKDLEWIREFWDGPMVIKGILDPDDARDAVRFGADGIVVSNHGGRQLDGVLSSARALPAIADAVKGDIAILADSGIRNGLDVVRMIALGADTVLLGRAYLYALATHGQAGVANLLNLIEKEMRVAMTLTGAKSIKEITQDSLVRELGKALPNALAPMTQGDAA; from the coding sequence ATGATTATTTCCGCCGCCAGCGACTACCGCGCTGCCGCTCAACGTATTCTGCCGCCGTTTTTGTTCCACTATATCGACGGCGGTGCCTATGCCGAATATACCCTGCGCCGCAATGTGGAAGATCTCTCGCAGATCGCCCTGCGTCAGCGCGTGCTGAAGAACATGTCCGATTTAAGCCTTGAGACCACGCTGTTTAATGAAAAACTCTCCATGCCGGTAGCGCTGGCCCCGGTCGGGCTGTGCGGGATGTACGCCCGTCGAGGAGAAGTACAGGCGGCAGCAGCGGCGGACGCGAAAGGCATTCCGTTTACGCTTTCCACCGTCTCGGTGTGCCCGATTGAGGAGGTCGCGCCGACCATCAAGCGCCCGATGTGGTTCCAGCTCTACGTCCTGCGCGATCGCGGTTTTATGCGTAACGCGCTGGAGCGGGCAAAGGCGGCGGGCTGCTCCACGCTGGTCTTTACCGTGGATATGCCAACGCCGGGCGCGCGTTATCGCGACGCTCACTCCGGCATGAGCGGCGCAAACGCCGCGATGCGCCGTTACTGGCAGGCGGTGACCCACCCGCAGTGGGCATGGGACGTGGGGGTTAACGGTCGTCCGCATGATTTAGGGAATATTTCGGCCTACCTCGGCAAACCGACCGGGCTGGAAGATTATATCGGCTGGCTGGCCAATAACTTCGATCCCTCGATCTCCTGGAAAGACCTGGAGTGGATCCGCGAGTTCTGGGATGGACCGATGGTGATCAAAGGGATCCTTGATCCAGACGATGCCCGCGACGCGGTACGCTTTGGCGCGGACGGGATCGTGGTTTCCAACCACGGCGGCCGCCAGCTCGATGGTGTACTGTCCTCCGCGCGCGCCCTGCCCGCCATTGCCGACGCGGTAAAAGGCGATATCGCGATCCTTGCCGACAGCGGTATCCGCAACGGCCTGGACGTGGTGCGGATGATCGCCCTGGGTGCGGATACCGTGCTGCTTGGTCGCGCCTATCTTTATGCGCTGGCAACGCACGGGCAGGCGGGCGTCGCCAATCTGCTGAATCTGATTGAGAAAGAGATGCGGGTAGCAATGACGCTGACCGGGGCGAAGTCGATTAAAGAGATCACTCAGGATTCGCTGGTGCGCGAACTGGGCAAAGCGCTGCCCAACGCCCTGGCACCGATGACGCAGGGAGATGCGGCGTAA
- the lldR gene encoding transcriptional regulator LldR, with protein sequence MIVMPKRLADDVADRLRAMIEEQQLEAGMRLPAERQLAVQLGVSRNSLREAIARLNSEGLLLSRRGGGTFVRWQHESWTEHNIVQPLKMLLADDPDYSFDILEARHAIEASTAWHAALRATSADKEKIKLCFEATLGDDPDLASQADVRFHLAIAEASHNVVLLQTMRGFFDLLQSSVKQSRQRMYLVPPVFACLTEQHQAVMEAILAGDADGARKAMMAHLKFVHTTIKRFDEDQARQARITRLPGDQNDNSGEKKS encoded by the coding sequence GTGATAGTGATGCCTAAACGCCTGGCAGACGATGTTGCCGACCGTCTGCGGGCAATGATCGAAGAACAACAGCTGGAGGCTGGGATGCGTTTACCCGCCGAACGCCAGCTCGCCGTCCAGCTTGGGGTCTCGCGTAATTCTCTGCGTGAGGCCATCGCCCGGCTTAACAGTGAAGGGCTGCTGTTGAGCCGTCGCGGTGGCGGCACGTTTGTGCGCTGGCAGCATGAAAGCTGGACTGAACACAATATCGTTCAGCCGCTAAAAATGCTGCTGGCGGATGATCCGGACTACAGTTTTGACATTCTGGAAGCGCGTCATGCGATTGAAGCCAGCACCGCCTGGCATGCGGCGCTGCGTGCAACCAGCGCGGATAAAGAGAAAATTAAACTGTGTTTTGAAGCCACGCTCGGCGACGACCCGGATCTGGCCTCGCAGGCGGATGTCCGTTTTCACCTCGCGATTGCTGAGGCTTCCCATAACGTCGTGCTGCTGCAAACCATGCGCGGCTTTTTTGATCTGTTGCAGTCTTCCGTCAAACAGAGCCGCCAGCGCATGTATCTGGTTCCGCCCGTTTTCGCCTGCCTGACCGAACAGCATCAGGCGGTGATGGAGGCGATCCTCGCCGGTGACGCCGATGGCGCACGTAAGGCGATGATGGCCCACCTTAAATTCGTCCATACCACGATTAAACGTTTCGATGAAGATCAGGCCCGCCAGGCGCGTATTACCCGCCTGCCCGGCGATCAGAACGATAATTCAGGGGAGAAAAAATCATGA